From Vicingus serpentipes, the proteins below share one genomic window:
- a CDS encoding DUF4249 family protein → MRKITTFTFLALSFFFFSCETEIKTNAEYKDMTVVYGLLNPSETDHYIKINKGFIGEGSANDLAANASNYNYSEGEISVKVEEYTSSNVFVKSYSLQRTLNEVPKENGVFDNTTNVLYKFTEPSLNSNNIFKLSIYNPSLDKVISSETAIPKGAKVSSASTTDFNTLNFFNGSSYTPENIKVKEGENVGRIKASLVFSYMEVYTNGQDSVEKSFRISMGEELANLNDIDLEFYLTGDVFFDAISNNVAANIPFLDYRRLNSCKIELISAGVDMSTYMSVNAPSNTSSVDFTNISNGLGLFSSRNVQLEKSNRPDFGETGYDGRINLGDETIKKILTMGLNFCSPRSAGANPPAPICWQ, encoded by the coding sequence ATGAGAAAAATTACAACATTTACATTTCTAGCTTTATCCTTCTTTTTCTTTTCTTGCGAAACTGAGATTAAAACAAATGCTGAATATAAAGATATGACTGTTGTTTATGGACTGTTAAATCCAAGTGAAACAGATCATTATATTAAAATTAACAAAGGTTTTATTGGTGAAGGTAGTGCTAATGATTTAGCAGCAAATGCATCAAATTATAATTATTCTGAAGGTGAAATATCTGTAAAAGTTGAAGAATATACTTCTTCCAATGTCTTTGTGAAATCTTATTCACTTCAAAGAACATTAAATGAAGTGCCTAAAGAAAATGGTGTTTTTGATAATACTACAAACGTTCTATACAAGTTTACTGAACCTAGTTTAAATTCAAATAATATATTTAAGCTTTCTATATACAACCCTTCCCTAGATAAAGTTATTTCTTCCGAGACAGCAATACCAAAAGGCGCAAAAGTTTCAAGCGCAAGTACTACAGATTTTAACACTTTAAACTTTTTTAATGGTTCTAGCTATACTCCTGAAAACATAAAAGTTAAAGAGGGAGAGAATGTAGGTAGAATAAAAGCCTCTCTTGTTTTTAGTTATATGGAAGTTTATACTAATGGACAAGATTCGGTCGAAAAATCTTTTAGAATATCAATGGGTGAAGAACTTGCTAACTTAAATGATATTGATTTAGAATTTTATTTAACTGGAGATGTCTTTTTTGATGCAATAAGTAACAATGTTGCAGCAAATATTCCTTTCCTTGATTACAGAAGATTAAATAGTTGTAAAATTGAATTGATTTCAGCAGGAGTTGATATGAGTACATATATGAGTGTTAATGCTCCTTCAAATACTTCGTCAGTAGATTTTACAAATATTTCAAATGGGTTAGGTTTATTTTCATCAAGAAATGTTCAATTAGAAAAGTCAAATAGACCTGATTTTGGTGAGACAGGTTACGATGGAAGAATTAATTTAGGAGATGAAACAATTAAAAAGATTTTGACTATGGGGTTGAATTTTTGTAGTCCTCGATCTGCAGGAGCTAATCCTCCTGCACCTATTTGTTGGCAATAA
- the panB gene encoding 3-methyl-2-oxobutanoate hydroxymethyltransferase, which yields MSVHKSNVKRITTHVLQEMKLKGEKIAMLTGYDFSMAKIIDNAGIDIILVGDSASNVMAGHETTLPITLDQMIYHASSVIRAVERALVVVDLPFGAYQGNSKEALTSSIRIMKESGAHAVKLEGGEEILESVKRILSAGIPVMGHLGLMPQSIYKYGTYVVRAKEDEEADKLIEDAKLLEEAGCFAIVLEKIPANLAARVAQEVKIPVIGIGAGNGVDGQVLVVHDMLGITHEFSPRFLRRYNNLYEEIKGSVENYIKDVKTLDFPNDKEQY from the coding sequence ATGTCTGTTCACAAAAGCAATGTAAAAAGGATTACAACTCACGTTTTACAAGAGATGAAATTAAAAGGTGAAAAAATAGCGATGCTTACAGGCTATGATTTTTCAATGGCAAAAATAATTGATAACGCAGGCATTGACATAATTTTAGTTGGTGACTCAGCATCTAATGTTATGGCAGGACATGAAACCACTCTTCCTATTACCTTAGACCAAATGATTTATCATGCTTCTTCTGTTATTAGAGCTGTAGAGAGAGCATTAGTTGTTGTTGATTTACCTTTTGGAGCTTACCAAGGAAACTCAAAAGAAGCGCTAACCTCTTCTATTCGAATTATGAAAGAATCTGGTGCTCATGCTGTAAAACTTGAAGGTGGTGAAGAAATTTTAGAATCTGTAAAAAGAATACTATCTGCTGGTATTCCTGTAATGGGCCACTTAGGCTTAATGCCTCAATCTATATATAAATATGGAACTTATGTTGTTAGAGCTAAAGAAGATGAGGAAGCAGATAAACTAATTGAAGATGCTAAACTTCTAGAAGAAGCAGGTTGTTTTGCAATTGTTTTAGAAAAAATACCAGCTAACTTAGCAGCAAGAGTAGCTCAAGAAGTTAAAATACCAGTTATAGGTATTGGAGCAGGAAATGGTGTGGATGGTCAAGTTTTAGTTGTGCACGATATGCTTGGTATTACTCACGAGTTTAGCCCTAGATTTTTAAGAAGATACAACAACCTTTATGAAGAAATAAAAGGGTCGGTAGAAAACTATATTAAAGATGTAAAAACACTAGACTTTCCTAATGATAAAGAACAATATTAA
- a CDS encoding CDC27 family protein: MKKSLLLFFIGFFIACGYNLHAQKLHYELPENASKLYNSGNYVKALEIYRSLHKKNLKDLKNTFYFGVCLINTHQYDDGIKTLEKIASNKNCPDEVWFHLAKGYHFTLRFDKSISYFKKFIALSKDEKLINESNRLIEMCLNAKKLVNNPVNVNFENIGDRINSKGKDYLPYITDNESLLHFTTRREGTTGRIYDMEGYYTSDIYTAKYKYEKWSKTRSVGFPNSYGNEFTAGVSEDGEKIFYYLNNPDNKNILHISRKSKSSFKKSEEIKSKSINNKASNQNAATITNDESTLIFSSDRTGGTGGYDLYICKKLPNGKWGEALNLSSNINSLYNENYPYLTDNGKTLYFASDGFNSMGGYDIFKSTLNEETNEWSSPTNIGYPINTPIDDYNICFTNDKKFAYVAAIRNDSYGDYDIYKINFEETPAQLSTIKGYVLNADSTILTNSIHIEVFNTETGDLQGIYDSNKKGSYIMILPPGQYNLVAEIPNLGTYQEKLSIKDRKLFKPEISRNIRINFVHDKEQSH; encoded by the coding sequence ATGAAGAAAAGTTTACTTCTTTTTTTTATAGGTTTTTTTATTGCATGTGGGTATAATTTACATGCCCAAAAACTTCATTATGAACTACCTGAAAATGCTTCAAAACTATATAATTCTGGGAATTATGTAAAAGCATTAGAAATTTATAGAAGTCTACATAAAAAAAATCTTAAAGATTTAAAAAACACTTTCTATTTTGGAGTTTGCTTGATAAATACTCATCAATATGATGACGGTATAAAAACTTTAGAAAAAATAGCTTCGAATAAGAATTGTCCTGATGAAGTATGGTTTCATTTAGCAAAAGGTTACCACTTTACTCTCCGATTTGATAAATCAATTTCTTACTTCAAAAAATTTATAGCACTTAGCAAAGATGAAAAATTAATCAATGAGTCAAATCGACTTATTGAAATGTGTTTAAATGCTAAAAAATTAGTTAACAATCCAGTGAATGTAAACTTTGAAAACATTGGTGATCGAATTAATTCTAAAGGAAAAGATTATTTACCATACATTACTGATAATGAGTCCTTACTCCACTTTACTACAAGAAGAGAAGGCACTACTGGAAGGATTTATGATATGGAAGGTTATTATACATCAGATATTTATACTGCAAAATATAAATATGAAAAATGGAGCAAAACACGTTCTGTGGGGTTCCCTAATTCTTATGGGAATGAATTTACTGCTGGAGTTTCGGAAGATGGTGAAAAAATATTTTATTACTTAAACAACCCTGACAATAAAAATATACTTCATATTTCTAGAAAAAGTAAATCTTCTTTTAAAAAATCAGAAGAAATTAAAAGTAAAAGCATTAATAATAAAGCTAGCAATCAAAATGCTGCAACGATAACAAACGATGAAAGCACATTGATATTTAGTAGCGATAGAACTGGTGGTACTGGTGGTTATGATTTATACATCTGTAAAAAGCTTCCTAACGGAAAATGGGGTGAAGCTTTAAATTTAAGCTCAAATATAAACTCTCTCTATAATGAAAACTACCCTTATTTAACTGATAATGGTAAAACTTTATATTTTGCTTCTGATGGATTTAACAGTATGGGAGGTTACGATATTTTTAAATCTACTTTGAATGAAGAAACAAACGAATGGTCTTCTCCAACAAATATTGGTTACCCAATAAACACTCCTATTGATGACTATAACATTTGTTTTACAAACGATAAAAAATTTGCTTATGTAGCTGCAATTAGAAACGATTCTTATGGAGACTATGACATTTATAAAATAAATTTTGAAGAAACTCCTGCTCAATTATCAACAATTAAAGGCTATGTTTTAAATGCTGATTCAACTATATTAACGAATTCTATTCATATTGAAGTTTTTAATACTGAAACAGGAGATTTACAAGGTATTTATGATAGCAATAAAAAAGGTAGCTACATAATGATTTTACCTCCGGGGCAATACAACTTAGTTGCTGAAATTCCAAATCTAGGAACCTATCAAGAAAAATTAAGTATTAAAGATAGAAAATTATTTAAACCTGAAATATCCCGAAATATTCGAATTAACTTTGTTCATGATAAAGAACAGAGCCACTAA
- a CDS encoding RluA family pseudouridine synthase: MTTLENLEILYEDNHIIAINKRSSDIVQGDKTGDIPLNEIVKKYIKIKYNKPGDVYLGTIHRIDRPVSGIVLFAKTSKALERLNKMFKEKTIQKTYWAIVKNRPEKNESHLIHFLKKNEKNNKSSAFIKEKGDAKKSELKYKVIHKFDNFFLLEITPYTGRHHQIRVQLSAINCPIKGDLKYGFNRSNKDASISLHARKIEFMHPVKQEPISIIANPNTADNLWNEAVKMFNN, encoded by the coding sequence ATGACAACACTTGAAAATCTTGAAATACTATATGAAGACAATCATATAATTGCAATTAATAAAAGGTCATCTGATATTGTTCAAGGAGACAAAACTGGAGATATCCCCCTAAACGAAATTGTAAAAAAATATATCAAAATAAAATACAATAAGCCAGGCGATGTTTACTTGGGAACTATTCATCGTATTGACAGACCTGTTAGTGGAATTGTTTTGTTTGCAAAAACAAGTAAAGCTCTTGAAAGGTTAAACAAAATGTTTAAAGAAAAGACAATTCAAAAAACCTATTGGGCAATAGTAAAAAACCGACCAGAAAAAAATGAATCTCATCTCATTCATTTCTTAAAGAAAAACGAAAAAAATAATAAATCTAGTGCTTTTATAAAAGAAAAAGGCGACGCAAAAAAATCTGAATTAAAATACAAGGTAATACATAAGTTTGACAACTTTTTTTTACTGGAAATAACTCCATATACAGGACGTCATCATCAAATTAGAGTGCAATTATCTGCAATTAATTGTCCTATCAAAGGCGATTTAAAGTATGGTTTTAATCGTTCAAATAAAGATGCTTCAATTAGTTTACATGCACGAAAAATTGAGTTTATGCATCCTGTAAAACAAGAACCTATTTCAATTATTGCAAATCCAAATACAGCAGATAATTTATGGAATGAAGCTGTAAAAATGTTTAACAACTAA
- a CDS encoding Do family serine endopeptidase, whose product MKKIIKPTLALISLLTLSGFLSVVIYKSLFQEEKIKYIESTPPIKPLLTSSNTINGFANFEYAAEMSINSVVHIKTKTEVRHQSDPLLEFFYGRSQHYAPRAVQSSGSGVLISNDGYIVTNNHVIDGANNIEVILNNKKTYNAEIIGSDPNTDIALLKIESTDLPYIEYGNSNDIKIGEWVLAVGNPFNLNSTVTAGIISAKGRDINILKNDPYTGISAIESFIQTDAAVNPGNSGGALVNTNGELIGINTAIQSNTGSYTGYSFAVPVNIVKKVVRDLKEFGTVQRAFIGVSIANIDEDLAKKIDISDLSGVYVNGVTKNGSAAKAGIKNGDIIKRIGNKQISDVPELQEQIGQFRPGDKISIVLLRDNEELEIDLTLKNFNGDEEIINNSENEIIKKLGVQLVELSQKELKNLNITNGVKVNQLYNGKLRSIGINEGFIITKINHEKVNSIKEISSALSNIKGGVLLEGQYENGKKEYYGFGL is encoded by the coding sequence ATGAAAAAAATTATTAAACCTACCCTGGCTTTAATTAGCCTATTAACCTTAAGTGGTTTTCTATCTGTAGTTATTTACAAATCTTTATTCCAAGAAGAAAAAATAAAATACATCGAATCAACCCCGCCAATAAAACCATTATTAACTTCAAGCAATACTATAAATGGATTTGCAAATTTTGAATATGCGGCAGAAATGAGCATTAATTCGGTTGTGCACATAAAAACTAAAACCGAAGTTAGACATCAATCAGACCCTTTACTTGAGTTCTTTTATGGTCGATCTCAACATTATGCACCTCGAGCAGTTCAATCATCAGGTTCGGGTGTATTGATTTCAAATGATGGGTATATTGTTACAAATAATCATGTAATTGATGGTGCTAATAATATTGAGGTTATACTTAATAATAAAAAAACTTATAATGCTGAAATTATTGGTAGTGATCCAAATACTGACATTGCATTACTAAAAATAGAAAGTACTGATTTACCTTATATTGAGTATGGAAATTCAAATGACATAAAAATTGGTGAATGGGTGCTTGCAGTAGGAAATCCATTTAACCTTAATTCAACAGTTACTGCAGGAATTATTAGTGCAAAAGGAAGAGATATTAATATATTAAAAAATGACCCTTATACTGGGATTTCAGCAATAGAATCATTTATCCAGACGGATGCAGCAGTAAATCCTGGTAACAGCGGAGGGGCTCTTGTAAATACAAATGGTGAATTAATTGGAATAAACACTGCCATTCAGTCAAATACAGGTTCATATACAGGATATTCATTTGCTGTGCCTGTTAATATTGTCAAAAAAGTTGTTAGAGATTTAAAAGAATTTGGAACTGTTCAACGTGCATTCATTGGTGTTAGTATTGCTAATATTGATGAAGATTTAGCAAAAAAAATAGATATTTCAGATTTATCTGGTGTTTATGTAAATGGAGTAACAAAAAATGGATCCGCAGCAAAAGCTGGAATTAAAAATGGAGATATTATTAAAAGAATTGGCAATAAACAAATAAGTGATGTTCCTGAACTACAAGAACAAATTGGTCAGTTTAGACCTGGAGATAAAATTTCGATTGTATTATTAAGGGATAATGAAGAATTAGAAATTGATCTTACACTAAAAAACTTTAATGGAGATGAAGAAATTATTAATAATTCAGAAAATGAGATTATTAAGAAATTAGGTGTTCAACTTGTAGAGTTAAGTCAAAAAGAGTTGAAAAATTTAAACATAACTAATGGAGTTAAAGTAAATCAACTATACAATGGAAAACTAAGATCAATAGGTATTAATGAAGGTTTTATAATTACAAAAATTAACCACGAAAAAGTAAATTCTATAAAAGAAATATCTTCTGCCCTATCAAATATAAAAGGAGGCGTATTATTAGAAGGTCAATATGAAAATGGAAAGAAAGAATATTATGGATTCGGATTATAA
- a CDS encoding sigma-70 family RNA polymerase sigma factor, whose protein sequence is MRQLKITKSITNRDSASLDKYLQEIGREELITAEDEVELAQKIKQGDQVALEKLVKANLRFVVSVSKQYQNQGLTLPDLINEGNLGLIKAAQRFDETRGFKFISYAVWWIRQSILQAIAEQARIVRLPLNQVGSLNRINKAFSQLEQEYEREPSPYEIADLLEIDKDKVSESMKISGRHISVDAPFRDDEDGNLLDVLANDNTPNSDIALMNESLQKEINRSLATLTDREQDVIKLFFGIGIQHPLSLEEIGEKFNLTRERVRQIKEKGIRRLRHTSKSKLLKTYLG, encoded by the coding sequence ATGAGACAACTAAAAATTACCAAGTCTATTACAAATCGTGATAGCGCATCTTTGGATAAATACCTGCAAGAAATTGGAAGAGAAGAGTTAATAACAGCTGAAGACGAAGTAGAATTAGCCCAGAAGATAAAACAAGGGGATCAAGTTGCTCTAGAAAAATTAGTAAAAGCAAATTTAAGATTTGTTGTTTCTGTTTCTAAACAATACCAAAATCAAGGTTTAACATTACCAGATTTAATAAATGAAGGTAACCTAGGTTTAATTAAAGCTGCTCAACGTTTTGATGAAACTCGTGGATTTAAATTTATATCTTATGCAGTATGGTGGATACGTCAATCTATCCTTCAAGCTATTGCTGAACAAGCAAGAATTGTAAGATTACCTTTAAATCAAGTTGGCTCTTTAAACCGAATAAATAAAGCGTTCTCTCAATTAGAACAAGAATACGAAAGAGAACCATCTCCTTATGAAATAGCAGACTTATTAGAAATTGATAAGGATAAAGTTTCTGAATCAATGAAAATATCAGGACGCCATATTTCTGTTGATGCTCCTTTTAGAGATGATGAAGATGGCAATTTATTAGATGTTTTAGCAAACGACAACACACCTAATTCAGACATCGCATTAATGAACGAATCTTTACAAAAAGAAATAAACCGTTCATTAGCAACACTTACTGACAGAGAACAAGATGTAATTAAATTGTTTTTTGGAATTGGAATTCAACACCCACTTTCTCTAGAAGAAATAGGAGAAAAATTCAACCTTACCAGAGAGCGAGTTAGACAAATAAAAGAAAAAGGAATTCGAAGATTAAGACACACTTCAAAAAGTAAATTATTAAAAACATATTTAGGATAA
- a CDS encoding glyceraldehyde-3-phosphate dehydrogenase, translating into MEVLDQNQNAYEAKLKEYVTNEKSAVSLISSIGYLMYEKSIELVLFRNPLVDVSISEVLKLHKKAKTISFAPVDIQTTCEIAKEIINLKLAPSKLDLGRLASEWVNEKTNFSSLSDFLNNKLANFKEDNSHQLNPKDVVLYGFGRIGRLAARELIKQAGKGQQLRLKAIVTRSVSDEEIIKRAALLRNDSVHGFFQGTVEEDLVNKALIINGQIVKIIEAKNPEDVDYTSYGINDALVIDNTGVFTNKEQLGRHLKAKGVSKVLLTAPGKEIPNVVYGINEGDLDLENDDIFSAASCTTNAISPILYTIENTLGVVKGHIETVHAYTNDQNLLDNMHKKPRRGRSAAINMVITSTGAGNAVTKVIPSLKDKLTANAVRVPTPNGSLAILSLNVAKETNVEELNEIIRKAALEGGLVNQIKYENDPELVSNDIIGNICCSVYDSNATIVSTDKKNIVLYVWYDNEFGYTKQVIRLAKYIAKVRRLIYY; encoded by the coding sequence ATGGAAGTTTTAGATCAAAACCAAAATGCTTACGAAGCAAAGTTAAAAGAATACGTAACTAATGAAAAATCAGCAGTTAGCTTAATTAGTTCTATTGGTTACTTAATGTATGAAAAGTCAATAGAATTAGTTTTATTTAGAAACCCTCTTGTTGATGTAAGCATCTCGGAAGTTTTAAAACTTCATAAAAAAGCAAAAACGATAAGTTTTGCCCCTGTTGATATTCAAACAACTTGTGAAATAGCTAAAGAAATTATTAACTTAAAATTAGCACCTTCAAAACTTGATTTAGGTCGCTTAGCTAGCGAATGGGTAAATGAAAAAACTAATTTCTCTTCTCTTTCTGATTTCTTAAATAACAAATTAGCTAATTTTAAAGAGGATAATTCTCATCAACTAAACCCTAAAGATGTTGTATTATATGGTTTTGGTCGTATTGGTCGTTTAGCTGCTCGTGAATTAATTAAACAAGCTGGAAAAGGTCAACAACTTAGATTAAAAGCAATTGTAACTCGTTCTGTTTCTGATGAAGAAATTATCAAAAGAGCTGCTTTACTTAGAAATGACTCAGTACATGGTTTTTTCCAAGGAACTGTTGAAGAAGATTTAGTTAATAAAGCTTTAATTATAAATGGACAAATAGTTAAAATTATTGAAGCAAAAAATCCTGAAGATGTTGATTATACAAGCTATGGAATAAACGATGCTTTAGTTATTGATAACACAGGAGTTTTCACTAATAAAGAACAATTAGGGAGACATTTGAAAGCAAAAGGTGTTAGTAAAGTATTATTAACAGCTCCAGGTAAAGAAATACCAAATGTAGTCTACGGTATAAACGAAGGTGATCTAGACCTTGAAAATGATGACATTTTCTCAGCTGCCTCATGTACAACTAACGCTATTTCTCCTATTTTATATACTATAGAAAATACACTAGGAGTTGTAAAAGGTCATATTGAAACTGTTCATGCTTATACAAATGATCAAAACTTATTAGATAACATGCACAAAAAACCTAGAAGAGGTCGTTCTGCTGCTATCAATATGGTTATTACTTCTACTGGTGCTGGAAATGCTGTTACTAAAGTAATTCCTTCTTTAAAAGATAAATTAACTGCAAATGCTGTTAGAGTTCCTACTCCAAATGGTTCTCTAGCTATTTTAAGTTTAAATGTTGCTAAAGAAACTAATGTAGAAGAATTAAATGAAATTATTAGAAAAGCTGCTTTAGAAGGGGGCTTAGTAAATCAAATAAAATACGAAAACGATCCTGAATTAGTTTCTAACGATATTATCGGTAATATATGTTGCTCTGTTTATGATAGTAATGCTACTATTGTTTCAACAGACAAGAAAAACATTGTTCTTTATGTTTGGTATGATAATGAATTTGGATATACTAAACAAGTTATTAGATTAGCAAAATACATTGCAAAAGTTAGAAGATTAATTTATTACTAA
- a CDS encoding DUF3575 domain-containing protein has protein sequence MKKLLIAALLFSGLNIKAQHDISTDVLGFAFSKYGLGYEYAINSNNSIGINFNMAAKNMLSDTKDMNGEIDYSEMNIIPEYKYFMTPNKGNDGIYIGVYGKYRSSSSKGVEYSYLDVLPTTSTMTTVSTDITSTGISLGAMAGYKWKTSGALFMEATVGIGKFIMNDVKYSNSEFEDGIKDGFGTTFKTEYKEFDENNYVPFFGNELGVDLRLALKIGIRIGGKSE, from the coding sequence ATGAAAAAACTACTAATAGCTGCTTTATTATTTTCAGGTTTAAATATAAAAGCACAACATGATATCAGTACTGATGTGTTAGGATTTGCCTTTTCTAAGTATGGATTAGGTTATGAGTATGCCATTAACAGTAATAATTCTATTGGAATTAACTTTAATATGGCTGCAAAAAATATGTTGTCTGATACAAAAGATATGAATGGTGAAATTGACTATTCAGAAATGAATATCATACCAGAATATAAATACTTTATGACTCCTAATAAAGGAAACGATGGTATTTACATTGGTGTATATGGTAAATATAGAAGTTCATCTTCAAAAGGTGTTGAATATAGCTATTTAGATGTTTTACCGACAACTTCTACTATGACTACTGTTAGTACTGATATTACTTCAACAGGAATATCTTTAGGAGCTATGGCTGGATATAAATGGAAAACTTCAGGAGCTTTATTTATGGAAGCTACTGTTGGTATCGGTAAATTCATAATGAATGATGTAAAGTATAGCAATTCTGAGTTTGAAGATGGAATCAAAGATGGTTTTGGAACAACTTTCAAAACAGAATATAAAGAATTTGATGAAAATAACTATGTTCCATTTTTTGGTAATGAGTTAGGAGTTGATCTTAGATTAGCACTTAAAATTGGAATTAGAATTGGAGGCAAATCTGAATAG